The following coding sequences are from one Candidatus Bathyarchaeota archaeon window:
- the aroB gene encoding 3-dehydroquinate synthase, with amino-acid sequence METESHRIVEVNLGERSYRAHISEGLIDRLGVLIKESLPGLTGCSVITSRPLQELFGQRVTESLEEIGIGFDFILVPDGEGSKTWEEAGRVLDLLLDLGLDRGSAVIALGGGSIGDLSAFVSSIYMRGVRLVQVPTTLLSQVDSCIGGKAAVNHPKGKNLIGAYHQPSLAVVDPALLETLPKEEFTSGLGEVVKYGVVADPELFGILESSREGLIERRIPLLVEVIFRCLSIKARLVEMDERDTKAHRAILNYGHTVGHAVEHLTGMRHGEAVAFGMKVEASISRSLGLLSKSHEERLLLLLGELGLRRNPSSLDPSAVLEAMKRDKKAEGGSIRLVLPTGIGAPPRLVKVSMEEITPHLEAHLHA; translated from the coding sequence TTGGAGACCGAGAGCCATCGGATCGTCGAGGTCAACCTGGGCGAGAGGAGCTATAGAGCCCATATATCAGAAGGGCTCATCGACAGGCTGGGGGTGCTTATCAAGGAGAGCCTCCCCGGCCTCACTGGATGCTCCGTCATCACTAGTAGGCCATTACAAGAGCTCTTTGGACAACGGGTAACCGAGAGCCTGGAGGAGATTGGCATAGGATTCGACTTCATCCTGGTTCCGGATGGTGAAGGCTCCAAGACTTGGGAAGAGGCTGGCAGGGTTCTGGACTTGCTCTTGGATCTAGGGCTGGACAGGGGCTCAGCCGTCATCGCCCTCGGAGGCGGATCCATAGGGGATCTGTCGGCCTTCGTCTCCTCCATCTACATGAGGGGTGTAAGGCTTGTCCAGGTTCCCACCACCCTCCTATCTCAGGTCGACAGCTGCATAGGGGGGAAGGCGGCGGTCAACCATCCGAAGGGTAAGAACCTCATAGGGGCCTATCACCAGCCTAGCCTAGCCGTCGTGGATCCAGCCCTCCTCGAGACCCTTCCAAAGGAGGAGTTCACATCAGGCCTCGGCGAGGTAGTGAAGTACGGGGTCGTGGCAGACCCTGAATTATTCGGGATCCTAGAGTCCTCGAGGGAAGGACTGATTGAGAGGAGGATACCACTCCTAGTCGAGGTGATATTCAGATGCCTCTCCATCAAGGCAAGGCTCGTCGAGATGGATGAGAGGGATACCAAGGCGCATAGGGCCATCCTAAACTATGGCCACACCGTAGGCCATGCCGTGGAGCACCTCACAGGGATGAGGCATGGGGAGGCCGTAGCCTTCGGGATGAAGGTAGAGGCAAGTATCTCGAGAAGCCTGGGCCTTCTATCCAAGTCCCACGAGGAGAGGCTCCTTCTGCTGCTTGGAGAACTAGGGCTTAGGAGAAACCCCTCAAGCCTGGATCCATCCGCTGTCTTAGAGGCGATGAAGAGGGATAAGAAGGCAGAGGGGGGTTCCATCAGGCTCGTTCTACCAACCGGGATAGGGGCCCCCCCGAGGCTTGTCAAGGTCTCGATGGAGGAGATCACCCCACATCTGGAGGCCCATCTCCATGCCTAA
- the aroD gene encoding type I 3-dehydroquinate dehydratase, which produces MPKPRICASIASTTLDGALRAIDLLKSHKPDLVELRLDYMGEVGGLDKVREASPYPLIATCRRKDQGGLYRGSEGDRMGILRYACDEGFEYIDVEVSTPRVEEIIKELRGWGVNIILSHHDFEGTPPRETMMHVLERGLSLRPEVLKIVGTARRYEDNYHYLRLVLECRDLNLVSFGMGRQGIPSRVLSPLMGGSFTYASAVEGAWCAPGQISIAALREIYRLMGVSNG; this is translated from the coding sequence ATGCCTAAGCCGAGGATCTGCGCCTCCATAGCCTCCACAACCTTGGATGGGGCGCTGAGGGCCATAGACCTCCTTAAGTCCCATAAACCCGACCTGGTCGAGTTGAGGCTGGACTACATGGGAGAGGTGGGGGGCCTCGACAAGGTGAGGGAGGCCTCACCATACCCCCTTATCGCCACATGTCGCCGGAAGGATCAGGGAGGCCTATACAGAGGATCAGAGGGGGATAGGATGGGGATCCTGAGATACGCGTGCGATGAGGGTTTTGAATACATCGATGTGGAGGTCTCCACACCCAGGGTTGAGGAGATCATAAAGGAGTTAAGGGGATGGGGTGTTAACATCATACTCTCACATCATGATTTTGAGGGGACACCTCCAAGGGAGACTATGATGCATGTATTGGAGAGGGGGCTGAGCCTCAGGCCTGAGGTCCTGAAGATCGTCGGCACGGCGAGGAGATACGAGGATAATTACCATTACCTGAGACTGGTTCTTGAGTGCAGGGATCTGAACCTTGTCAGCTTCGGCATGGGGAGGCAGGGAATACCATCGAGGGTCCTCTCCCCCCTCATGGGTGGCTCCTTCACCTATGCCTCGGCCGTTGAGGGCGCTTGGTGCGCCCCAGGGCAGATCTCCATAGCCGCCTTAAGGGAGATATACCGCCTTATGGGGGTCTCCAATGGTTAG
- the aroF gene encoding 3-deoxy-7-phosphoheptulonate synthase codes for MTLDDLFTSLSPKIKLALRRGDDDKTIVRVGEAEIGGGRIIIAAGPCSVESRDQTLKAARGVREAGASILRGGAFKPRTSPYSFQGLGVEGLRILAEAREETGLPLVTEVLSPEDVGLVERYVDMLQIGARNMHNYPLLKRVGESRTPVLLKRGFSSTIEEWLSSAEYILRGGNMAVVLCERGIRTFEPFTRFTLDLSAIPLLKRLSPLPIMVDPSHGTGRRELVEPMSRAAVAAGADGLMVEVHPEPERALSDGPQSLDPEGFRALMRNLRPVAKALGRDL; via the coding sequence ATGACCCTCGACGATCTTTTCACATCCCTCTCACCCAAGATCAAGCTCGCCCTGAGGCGTGGGGATGATGATAAGACCATCGTCAGGGTGGGTGAGGCCGAGATAGGGGGTGGAAGGATCATCATCGCAGCTGGGCCGTGCTCAGTGGAGTCGAGGGACCAGACCCTTAAGGCGGCAAGGGGGGTTAGGGAGGCTGGGGCCTCCATCCTAAGGGGTGGGGCCTTCAAGCCTAGAACCTCCCCCTACTCCTTCCAGGGGTTGGGAGTGGAGGGGCTGAGGATCCTAGCTGAGGCTAGGGAGGAGACAGGCCTCCCATTGGTGACGGAGGTCCTCTCCCCAGAGGACGTGGGCCTTGTCGAGAGATATGTGGATATGCTCCAGATAGGCGCCAGAAATATGCATAACTATCCCCTCTTGAAGAGGGTAGGGGAGAGCAGAACTCCGGTCCTCCTCAAGAGGGGCTTCTCCTCCACCATTGAGGAGTGGCTCAGCTCTGCCGAGTACATCCTCCGGGGAGGGAACATGGCGGTGGTCCTCTGTGAGAGGGGGATAAGGACCTTCGAGCCGTTTACGAGGTTCACCCTAGATCTCTCCGCCATACCCCTTCTAAAGCGCTTGAGCCCTCTCCCCATCATGGTTGATCCAAGCCATGGGACAGGCAGGAGGGAACTTGTGGAGCCGATGTCGAGGGCTGCTGTCGCCGCGGGGGCAGACGGCCTGATGGTTGAGGTCCACCCTGAACCCGAGAGGGCCCTGAGCGACGGACCCCAGTCCCTAGACCCCGAAGGGTTCAGGGCTCTGATGAGAAACCTGAGGCCTGTGGCCAAGGCCTTGGGGAGGGACCTATAG
- a CDS encoding ATP-binding protein: MIQLFVNRDEELRFLEEKFNSGGPELVVIYGRRRVGKTELVVRFVKGKPAVYFLADRRPERDLLHELREKMAQTLRDESFAKLEVRGWLELFEEFLKWWKGGRVVIAIDEFPTLIEGNKAIPSIFQKVWDLKLKDSQVMLILLGSSVGMMETEVLGYRSPLYGRRTGQWKLQPLRFQHLSEFFPKYGEEDLVRVYGCLGGVPAYLLKFNPNKPFWDNVATRLLKKGEFLYGEAEFLLREELREPRLYSAILKAVASGASSFSEIANSTGLEKGLLSKYLDVLEELGWMERLHPIGEGPRPRKALHRIADPYMAFWFRYIFPNKSDLEFGNIEPVIERVKRDYDTYLGMVFEQLFRENLWHLKDLLPIQPKSVGRWWFRDQEIDAVALDEAQPSSALFEVKWSHLKEAEAKRTLQNLERKVQAFGWRKENRREYLGLVAKKIEGKEQLSNQGYIILELKDLLKKN, translated from the coding sequence ATGATTCAACTATTCGTGAATAGGGATGAAGAGCTCCGGTTCTTGGAGGAGAAATTCAACAGTGGGGGTCCCGAACTTGTGGTTATCTATGGGCGTAGAAGGGTTGGTAAGACCGAGCTCGTTGTGAGGTTCGTGAAGGGAAAGCCTGCTGTTTATTTTCTGGCGGACAGGAGGCCTGAAAGGGACCTACTTCATGAGTTGAGGGAGAAGATGGCCCAGACGCTTAGGGATGAGTCCTTCGCAAAGCTTGAGGTTAGGGGCTGGCTAGAACTCTTCGAAGAGTTCCTAAAATGGTGGAAGGGGGGAAGGGTCGTCATAGCCATAGACGAGTTTCCAACGCTCATCGAGGGCAACAAGGCGATACCATCCATTTTTCAGAAAGTTTGGGACCTGAAGCTCAAAGACAGCCAGGTCATGCTCATCCTCCTCGGCTCCTCCGTAGGCATGATGGAGACCGAGGTATTGGGCTACAGAAGCCCCCTTTACGGTAGAAGAACCGGCCAGTGGAAGCTCCAGCCCCTGCGTTTCCAACATCTCAGTGAATTCTTCCCAAAATACGGCGAAGAAGACCTCGTAAGGGTCTATGGGTGCCTCGGCGGAGTCCCAGCCTACCTCCTCAAGTTCAACCCAAACAAACCCTTTTGGGATAACGTGGCCACGAGGCTCCTTAAGAAAGGCGAGTTCCTCTACGGAGAAGCTGAATTCCTGCTTAGGGAGGAACTGCGTGAGCCGAGGCTTTACTCAGCCATACTCAAGGCTGTAGCCTCTGGCGCATCCTCCTTCAGCGAGATAGCCAACTCCACAGGCCTTGAAAAGGGCCTCCTATCCAAATATCTGGATGTGCTGGAAGAACTAGGGTGGATGGAGCGCCTCCACCCCATCGGAGAGGGACCCAGGCCACGGAAGGCCCTACATCGCATAGCCGATCCCTACATGGCCTTCTGGTTCCGCTACATATTCCCAAACAAGTCCGACTTGGAGTTTGGGAACATTGAACCAGTCATAGAGAGGGTGAAGCGAGACTATGACACGTACCTTGGAATGGTCTTCGAACAGCTTTTCAGAGAAAACCTCTGGCACCTCAAGGATCTCCTGCCCATCCAGCCGAAAAGCGTGGGAAGGTGGTGGTTTAGAGACCAAGAGATCGACGCTGTAGCCCTAGACGAAGCCCAACCATCATCAGCCCTATTCGAAGTAAAATGGAGCCACCTAAAAGAGGCGGAGGCAAAAAGGACACTTCAAAACCTAGAACGAAAAGTCCAAGCCTTCGGGTGGAGGAAAGAAAACCGGAGAGAGTACCTAGGCCTGGTCGCCAAGAAGATTGAGGGTAAAGAACAACTCTCCAATCAGGGCTACATCATCCTAGAACTCAAAGACCTCCTAAAGAAAAACTAG
- a CDS encoding site-specific integrase has product MRVGETWRLRWADIDLINKTVRVTPEKGSEPRIFKISDALLERLGSIRGTGDRVYGKNLKTKRELFESLMKRVAYKLKNPRILGITFHTFRYWKATTLYHQTKDILYVMNSLGHKNIKNTLIYVRLDEAIYQMA; this is encoded by the coding sequence TTGAGGGTGGGTGAGACGTGGAGGCTCCGCTGGGCCGATATTGACCTCATCAATAAAACCGTCAGAGTAACCCCAGAAAAGGGGAGCGAGCCGAGGATCTTCAAGATCTCCGATGCTTTACTAGAGAGGCTGGGATCTATTCGAGGAACGGGAGATCGAGTATATGGGAAAAACCTGAAGACTAAGAGGGAGCTCTTCGAGAGCCTCATGAAAAGGGTTGCCTACAAGCTAAAGAACCCCCGTATCCTCGGGATCACCTTCCACACATTCAGGTATTGGAAGGCCACAACACTCTACCACCAGACGAAGGATATCCTGTACGTGATGAACTCCCTCGGACACAAGAACATCAAGAACACCCTGATATATGTACGGCTAGATGAGGCGATATACCAGATGGCCTGA
- a CDS encoding nucleotidyl transferase AbiEii/AbiGii toxin family protein → MAEKLRAIIERGYPRDYYDVHFHIDKIQDKDFLRELTKIKCHLIGIKYEPSKIFDEEALKRVELSWKTQLEPLLPHYTDFRNIILELRSKLDFL, encoded by the coding sequence ATGGCGGAAAAACTTCGAGCAATTATAGAAAGAGGGTACCCCAGAGACTACTATGATGTACACTTTCATATCGATAAGATTCAGGATAAAGACTTCCTAAGAGAACTAACAAAAATAAAATGTCATCTTATAGGTATCAAATACGAACCATCAAAGATATTTGATGAAGAAGCCCTCAAAAGAGTTGAACTATCATGGAAAACTCAGCTAGAACCCCTGCTTCCACATTACACCGATTTCAGAAATATAATACTCGAACTTAGATCGAAACTAGATTTTCTATGA
- a CDS encoding nucleotidyl transferase AbiEii/AbiGii toxin family protein, translated as MIDDVLLRRIATEERVPLGIIEKDFAISCVLLVISKSKLKDHLIFKGGTAIKKIHYPEARFSEDMDFTVRSISEEDVISPLKEIISETRIESISFEKAYEERFSQTGISLRSPS; from the coding sequence TTGATAGATGATGTACTTCTCCGTAGGATAGCCACTGAAGAGAGAGTTCCCCTAGGAATCATAGAGAAAGATTTTGCGATATCCTGCGTCCTCCTAGTCATATCTAAAAGTAAATTGAAAGATCATTTAATATTTAAAGGTGGAACAGCCATAAAGAAGATCCACTACCCCGAAGCCCGATTTTCAGAGGACATGGATTTCACGGTTCGCTCCATCAGCGAAGAAGATGTCATATCCCCTCTGAAGGAAATTATCAGTGAAACAAGAATAGAATCTATATCCTTTGAAAAGGCCTATGAAGAAAGATTCTCCCAGACTGGAATAAGCCTCAGGTCCCCTTCATAG
- a CDS encoding shikimate kinase: MNLALVGFMGVGKTEVGRILAERLCLAFVDLDSEVERLAGKPIPSIFEEDGEPFFRMLERMVTSEFSSRDRQVISCGGGTILDPENLRSLRRNSVIILLTAGLEVIEERLRGGEGSRPLLKARDVKERIRTLYQRRMDAYLASADIIVDTSTKTPEEVAVEIMDRLGGG, encoded by the coding sequence ATGAACCTGGCTCTTGTGGGATTTATGGGGGTTGGAAAGACTGAGGTGGGGCGGATCCTAGCGGAGAGGCTTTGCCTCGCCTTCGTCGACCTCGACTCGGAGGTGGAGAGGCTGGCCGGGAAGCCTATACCGTCCATCTTCGAGGAGGATGGGGAGCCATTCTTTAGGATGCTTGAGAGGATGGTGACATCGGAGTTCTCATCTCGGGACAGGCAGGTGATCTCCTGCGGAGGGGGTACCATCCTCGACCCTGAAAACCTGAGGAGCCTGAGGAGGAACTCTGTAATAATATTGCTGACGGCCGGCCTCGAGGTAATAGAAGAGAGGCTGAGGGGAGGGGAGGGCTCTAGGCCCCTCCTCAAAGCCCGAGATGTGAAGGAGAGGATCAGAACCCTGTACCAGAGGAGGATGGATGCCTACCTAGCATCCGCCGACATTATCGTAGACACGTCGACGAAGACCCCGGAGGAGGTTGCTGTGGAGATAATGGACCGCTTAGGGGGTGGATAG
- a CDS encoding chorismate mutase, translating to MAGDELDELRRKIDKLNEEIMIKLKERVAISMRIGEVKSRTGRPIEDPEREARVIEAVGEQARRYGMDEEGVKRIFREIIRLCREAQMKG from the coding sequence ATGGCCGGTGATGAGCTGGATGAGCTGAGAAGAAAGATAGACAAGCTAAATGAGGAGATAATGATTAAGCTGAAGGAGAGAGTGGCCATCTCCATGAGGATAGGGGAGGTCAAGAGTAGGACCGGGAGGCCGATAGAGGATCCGGAGAGGGAGGCGAGGGTGATAGAGGCTGTTGGAGAGCAAGCCCGGAGATATGGGATGGATGAGGAGGGTGTGAAGAGGATCTTCAGGGAGATAATAAGGCTCTGTAGAGAGGCTCAAATGAAGGGTTAG
- a CDS encoding cupin domain-containing protein encodes MKRMGRAIRLEDVPWRRIEDPRDWLRFKRLIWEETGSKEFCVGLGELDPGRWLGLHHHENIAEFYYVLSGRAKVTVEDEEFEATSGTAIYIPPSAKHKIINDGDEKFIFIYGLNASTRPYTWDEPAENYTNKISVE; translated from the coding sequence GTGAAGAGGATGGGGAGAGCGATCAGACTTGAGGATGTGCCATGGAGGAGGATCGAGGATCCGAGGGATTGGCTCAGGTTTAAACGATTGATCTGGGAGGAGACCGGTTCGAAGGAGTTTTGCGTAGGCCTCGGCGAGCTTGACCCAGGCCGCTGGCTCGGCCTGCATCACCACGAGAACATAGCTGAATTCTATTATGTGCTCAGTGGAAGGGCGAAGGTAACGGTTGAGGACGAGGAATTCGAAGCTACCTCGGGAACCGCCATCTACATACCTCCATCAGCAAAACACAAGATAATAAACGATGGCGATGAAAAATTCATCTTCATCTATGGGTTAAACGCCTCAACACGTCCATATACCTGGGATGAACCAGCTGAGAATTACACAAATAAAATTTCCGTTGAGTAG
- the aroE gene encoding shikimate dehydrogenase, with protein MVRVCYLLGYPLEHSMSGVMHNAAFKELSLEYRFELLPVPPEELEAHIPAALRPKWVRGASVTIPHKIGVLRLLDEVDEVAAKIGAVNTIVNNRGSLKGYNTDGIGAMKALKEAFGDLRGVRAVVVGAGGASRAISYHLSMLADELVITNRTYESAVGLVETLRGYPECRANLSARPLNRAVLREVMRGCELFVNTTPLGMWPRLGETPIDGDLLRPSMMVFDVIYNPPRTKLLEEAEAAGARTLNGLGMLIYQGAEAFRLWTGREAPIDVMRRAVEEALRAQK; from the coding sequence ATGGTTAGGGTCTGCTATCTTCTCGGCTATCCCTTGGAGCACTCGATGAGCGGGGTGATGCACAACGCGGCCTTTAAGGAGCTCTCCCTGGAGTATAGGTTCGAGCTCCTTCCAGTCCCCCCGGAGGAGTTGGAGGCCCATATACCGGCGGCTCTGAGGCCTAAATGGGTCAGGGGTGCCAGCGTCACCATCCCCCACAAGATTGGGGTGCTAAGGCTCTTGGACGAGGTCGACGAGGTTGCTGCCAAGATAGGGGCGGTGAACACCATTGTGAACAACAGGGGCAGCCTGAAGGGCTATAACACCGACGGCATAGGGGCGATGAAGGCCCTCAAGGAGGCCTTCGGAGACCTTAGGGGTGTGAGGGCTGTGGTGGTAGGGGCTGGTGGGGCCTCGAGAGCCATCTCATACCATCTCTCTATGTTGGCCGATGAGCTCGTGATCACGAACAGAACCTATGAGAGCGCTGTAGGTCTCGTGGAGACCCTGAGGGGATATCCGGAGTGCAGGGCCAACCTCTCGGCGAGGCCTCTCAACAGAGCCGTATTAAGGGAGGTTATGAGGGGTTGCGAACTCTTTGTTAACACCACGCCCTTGGGGATGTGGCCCAGGTTAGGGGAAACGCCCATTGATGGGGATCTCTTGAGGCCGAGCATGATGGTCTTCGACGTCATCTATAATCCCCCTAGAACTAAGCTCTTGGAGGAGGCGGAGGCCGCGGGGGCTAGAACCCTGAACGGGCTGGGGATGCTCATCTACCAGGGAGCTGAGGCCTTCAGGCTCTGGACCGGGAGGGAGGCGCCCATAGATGTGATGAGAAGAGCCGTTGAGGAGGCCTTGAGGGCTCAGAAATGA
- the pheA gene encoding prephenate dehydratase encodes MKIAFQGERGAYSEEAIIRNYGKEVEAIPKPSLRDVFRAVEMDEAEFGLLPAENTLEGSITQTYDLLLESDLKIRGEAILRIVHCLMANPGVALKEVKRVYSHPQALRQCSHFIERNHLEEVPMYDTAGSAKMIKEAGLRDAAAIASRRAAEIYGLSILLEGIESNPENYTRFLIIGHEDHPPTGRDKTTIAFKIEHTPGSLFRALKPFAELEVNLTKIESRPIPGRPWEYTFYLDLEGHREDQRVKLALKELEKSSLYVKILGSYPRA; translated from the coding sequence ATGAAGATAGCCTTCCAAGGGGAGAGGGGAGCATACAGCGAGGAGGCTATTATAAGAAACTACGGCAAGGAGGTGGAGGCCATCCCTAAGCCGAGCCTTAGAGATGTATTCAGAGCCGTGGAGATGGATGAGGCGGAATTCGGCCTTCTACCTGCGGAGAACACCCTTGAGGGGAGCATCACCCAGACATACGACCTCCTCCTAGAGTCGGATCTCAAGATCAGGGGGGAGGCCATCCTCAGGATAGTCCACTGCTTAATGGCCAACCCAGGCGTCGCATTGAAAGAGGTTAAAAGGGTTTACTCCCACCCCCAGGCCCTGAGGCAGTGTAGCCACTTCATAGAGCGGAACCACTTAGAGGAAGTCCCGATGTATGACACGGCCGGGAGCGCGAAGATGATTAAGGAGGCCGGCCTCAGGGATGCCGCAGCGATAGCGAGCAGGAGGGCTGCGGAGATATATGGGTTGAGCATCCTCCTGGAGGGGATAGAATCCAACCCGGAGAACTACACCCGCTTCCTAATAATAGGCCACGAGGACCATCCTCCAACCGGCAGAGACAAGACAACCATAGCCTTCAAAATAGAGCATACCCCAGGCTCTCTGTTCAGAGCCCTGAAACCCTTCGCCGAGCTAGAGGTCAACCTGACGAAGATAGAGTCGAGGCCCATCCCCGGGAGGCCATGGGAGTACACCTTCTACCTAGACCTCGAGGGCCACAGGGAAGATCAAAGAGTGAAGCTCGCGCTCAAAGAACTCGAAAAGTCCTCCCTCTATGTCAAGATCCTCGGATCATATCCCAGAGCGTAG
- the aroC gene encoding chorismate synthase produces the protein MSNSLGLLFRVTSFGESHGRCVGILVDGCPAGLSLRIEDIQAELERRRPSQNPLTTRRAEEDRVEILSGVFNGFTTGAPICMIVWNRAADPSRYEALRWRPRPGHADYPAHLKYGGFNDHRGGGRFSGRITAGYVMAGALAKMVLRQQLGVEVLAYASEIGGIKARSLTIDEIRRGTEKSPVRCPDPEASEWMEAEIRRASAEGDSLGGVVECIVENPPIGLGEPVFDTLEGEISKALYSIPGVKAVEFGLGMKASRIRGSENNDEYRLLGGRVTCITNNAGGILGGMSNGMPITCRAAFKPTPSIRKPQRTVDLSKMEEVTLEVEGSHDPCIVPRAVPVVEAMVAVVLVDQAMRCGLIPRVLGARLNGR, from the coding sequence TTGAGCAATAGCCTGGGCCTTCTATTCAGGGTCACGAGCTTCGGCGAGAGCCATGGGAGATGCGTAGGGATATTGGTCGACGGCTGCCCGGCGGGGCTAAGCCTTAGGATCGAAGACATACAGGCTGAGCTGGAGAGGAGGAGGCCCTCCCAGAACCCCCTAACAACAAGGAGGGCGGAGGAGGACCGCGTGGAGATCCTCTCAGGGGTCTTTAATGGATTCACAACTGGAGCCCCGATATGCATGATAGTCTGGAACAGGGCGGCCGACCCGTCAAGGTACGAGGCCCTCAGGTGGAGGCCGAGGCCTGGACACGCAGACTATCCAGCTCACCTGAAGTACGGAGGCTTCAACGATCACAGGGGAGGGGGGAGGTTCTCCGGGAGGATCACGGCAGGCTATGTCATGGCTGGGGCTCTAGCCAAGATGGTGCTCCGCCAGCAGCTCGGAGTCGAGGTCTTGGCCTACGCCAGTGAGATAGGGGGGATCAAGGCCCGAAGTTTAACCATCGATGAGATAAGGAGGGGCACGGAGAAGAGCCCGGTGAGGTGCCCAGACCCAGAGGCCTCGGAGTGGATGGAGGCCGAGATCAGGAGGGCATCAGCGGAGGGGGACAGCCTCGGAGGCGTGGTCGAATGCATCGTGGAGAACCCCCCGATAGGGCTGGGTGAACCCGTCTTCGACACCTTAGAGGGGGAGATCTCCAAGGCCTTGTACTCCATACCCGGAGTGAAGGCGGTGGAGTTCGGCCTCGGAATGAAGGCCTCCAGAATAAGGGGCTCCGAGAATAATGATGAGTATAGGCTCTTAGGGGGGAGGGTCACCTGCATCACCAACAACGCAGGGGGGATCCTGGGAGGGATGAGCAATGGAATGCCGATCACGTGCAGGGCAGCCTTCAAGCCAACCCCATCCATAAGGAAACCCCAGAGAACCGTAGACCTCTCCAAGATGGAGGAGGTCACCCTGGAGGTGGAGGGCTCCCACGATCCTTGCATAGTCCCTAGGGCTGTTCCAGTGGTTGAGGCGATGGTTGCGGTCGTCCTGGTGGACCAGGCCATGAGATGCGGCCTCATACCAAGAGTTTTAGGGGCGAGGCTGAATGGCCGGTGA
- the aroA gene encoding 3-phosphoshikimate 1-carboxyvinyltransferase, whose amino-acid sequence MKLVIRRGTVEGRVKAPPSKSYTHRALFLSALADGRSRIISPLHSDDTDATRGLLGELGVSIEQKGDHWNVQGGHLQPPSSPLNCGGSATTLRLGSALCSLLDGESLLTGNPSLLQRPVGALVDGLRQMGAECSDAGGFPPVRVRGGKLRGGGIQMRGDISSQFISAILLIAPLSEREVILTLTTPLESRPYVSMTMEAQWRFGVQVQASEDMRLFKVERQNYRPADFMVEGDWSSAAYPLAAGAIAGKVRVENLVPGSLQADASILGFLRGMGASVRALEGAAEAEASRLKGFEADVSDCPDLFPILAVLGASAEGRSIIRGVRRLAYKESNRVEAMLEGLNLMGIDAKRMDGEVAIMGGSPKGGVIDPKGDHRIAMAFSILGLRAEKETCILGAECVSKSYPQFWETMERLGMRMREA is encoded by the coding sequence GTGAAGCTCGTGATTCGAAGGGGTACGGTGGAAGGGAGGGTTAAGGCGCCGCCCTCCAAGAGTTACACTCATAGGGCCCTCTTCCTATCCGCACTAGCCGATGGTAGGAGCAGGATCATCTCCCCCCTACACTCCGACGACACCGATGCGACGAGAGGCCTCCTAGGGGAACTCGGAGTATCCATAGAGCAGAAAGGGGACCACTGGAACGTGCAGGGCGGCCATCTCCAGCCCCCCAGCTCACCCCTCAACTGTGGGGGATCCGCGACAACCCTTAGGCTGGGATCAGCCCTCTGCTCCCTCTTAGATGGGGAGAGCCTCCTGACAGGGAACCCCTCCCTGCTCCAGAGGCCCGTGGGGGCCCTAGTGGATGGGTTGAGGCAGATGGGGGCGGAGTGCTCAGATGCTGGAGGATTCCCCCCGGTCAGGGTGAGGGGAGGGAAACTGAGGGGCGGGGGGATCCAGATGAGAGGGGATATAAGCTCCCAGTTCATCTCCGCCATCCTCCTAATAGCCCCCCTCTCAGAGAGAGAGGTAATCCTTACCTTGACCACCCCCTTGGAGTCCAGGCCCTACGTATCCATGACGATGGAGGCCCAGTGGAGGTTCGGCGTCCAGGTTCAAGCCTCAGAGGATATGAGGCTCTTCAAAGTTGAGAGGCAGAATTACAGGCCCGCGGACTTCATGGTCGAGGGGGACTGGTCATCGGCGGCCTACCCCCTAGCCGCGGGAGCCATAGCTGGAAAGGTTAGGGTGGAGAACCTGGTCCCTGGAAGCCTCCAAGCCGACGCTTCCATACTGGGGTTTCTCAGGGGTATGGGGGCTTCCGTGAGGGCTCTCGAAGGGGCGGCCGAGGCTGAGGCGTCGAGGCTCAAGGGCTTTGAAGCGGATGTATCTGACTGCCCTGACCTCTTCCCCATCCTGGCTGTCCTTGGCGCATCGGCAGAGGGGAGGAGCATCATCCGAGGCGTGAGGCGCCTTGCATACAAGGAGTCGAACAGGGTCGAGGCGATGCTGGAGGGCCTCAATCTCATGGGTATTGATGCCAAGAGGATGGACGGAGAGGTCGCGATAATGGGAGGAAGCCCGAAGGGTGGGGTGATAGACCCAAAGGGAGATCACAGAATAGCCATGGCATTCTCCATCCTCGGTCTTAGGGCCGAGAAGGAGACTTGCATACTCGGCGCTGAATGTGTCTCGAAGTCCTACCCCCAATTCTGGGAGACTATGGAGAGGCTAGGGATGCGGATGAGGGAGGCCTGA